One genomic window of Centroberyx gerrardi isolate f3 chromosome 15, fCenGer3.hap1.cur.20231027, whole genome shotgun sequence includes the following:
- the tm9sf2 gene encoding transmembrane 9 superfamily member 2 has product MLLCLLGAALLAGAAGFYLPGLAPVSFCEPGKDQVPDCKSAIELFVNRLDSVESVLPYEYTAFDFCSDKTEKRPSENLGQVLFGERIEPSPYKFEFKKPEVCKTVCTRAYNTNNPPDKAKLDFLKKGMLLNYQHHWIVDNMPVTWCYDVEEGQKFCNPGFPIGCYVTEQGRPKDACVVNSDFNEKDTFYIFNHVDITIHFHMVENEQLGARLVAAKMEPKSYKHTNVDTPDCSGGPMFLNNKHIGEFKISYTYSVSFVEDKNIRWASRWDYILESMPHTNIQWFSIMNSLVIVLFLSGMVAMIMLRTLHKDIARYNQMDSVEDAQEEFGWKLVHGDVFRPPRKGMLLSVFLGSGTQIFIMTFVTLFFACLGFLSPANRGALMTCAVVLWVLLGTPAGYVAARFYKSFGGEKWKTNVLLTAFLCPGVVFADFFVMNLILWGEGSSAAMPFGTLVAILALWFCISVPLTFIGAYFGFKKTGIEHPVRTNQIPRQIPEQSFYTKPLPGIIMGGILPFGCIFIQLFFILNSIWSHQMYYMFGFLFLVFIILVITCSEATILLCYFHLCAEDYHWQWRSFLTSGFTAVYFLVYAIHYFFSKLQITGLASTILYFGYTTIMALIFFLFTGTIGFFACFWFVTKIYSVVKVD; this is encoded by the exons GTTTGACTTTTGCTCAGACAAAACGGAGAAACGTCCGTCAGAGAATCTGGGTCAggtcctgtttggagagaggaTCGAACCCTCGCCCTACAAG TTTGAGTTTAAGAAACCGGAGGTGTGTAAGACGGTGTGTACCAGGGCCTACAACACCAACAACCCACCAGACAAAGCCAAACTGGACTTTCTCAAGAAAGGCATGCTGCTCAACTACCAGCATCACTG gattgTGGACAACATGCCTGTCACCTGGTGCTATGATGTTGAAGAAGGACAGAAGTTCTGTAATCCTGGCTTCCCTATTGGCTGTTACGTTACAGAGCAGGGACGACCCAAAGACGCCTGCGTGGTTAAT TCTGACTTTAATGAAAAGGACACTTTCTACATCTTCAACCATGTGGACATCACCATCCACTTCCACATGGTTGAGAACGAACAACTTGGAGCACGATTAGTCGCTGCCAAGATGGAACCCAAGAG ctATAAACACACCAATGTAGATACTCCAGATTGTTCCGGGGGTCCGATGTTCctcaacaacaaacacattGGAGAGTTCAAGATATCATACACCTACTCTGTCAGCTTTGTG gagGATAAGAATATTCGCTGGGCATCTCGGTGGGACTACATCCTGGAGTCCATGCCTCACACCAACATCCAGTGGTTCAG TATAATGAACTCGTTGGTGATTGTGTTGTTCCTGTCTGGTATGGTGGCCATGATCATGCTGAGGACTCTGCATAAAGACATAGCCAGATACAACCAGATGGACTCTGTG GAGGATGCCCAAGAGGAGTTTGGGTGGAAGTTGGTCCACGGAGACGTGTTCCGACCTCCCAGGAAGGGAATGCTGCTGTCGGTTTTCCTCGGCTCAGGAACTCAGATCTTCATCATGACCTTCGTCACCCTCT tcTTTGCCTGTCTTGGGTTCCTCTCCCCGGCGAACCGTGGGGCGTTGATGACCTGTGCTGTGGTTCTCTGGGTTTTGCTGGGAACTCCTGCCGGATACGTCGCTGCGCGCTTCTACAAAT CATTCGGCGGAGAGAAGTGGAAGACCAACGTTCTGCTGACAGCCTTCCTCTGCCCCGG GGTGGTGTTCGCAGATTTCTTTGTGATGAACCTGATCCTGTGGGGTGAAGGCTCCTCGGCAGCCATGCCCTTTGGTACCCTGGTAGCCATATTGGCTCTTTGGTTCTGCATCTCGGTGCCCCTCACCTTCATAGGCGCTTACTTTGGCTTCAAGAAGACC GGTATTGAGCACCCAGTGCGGACTAATCAGATTCCTCGTCAGATCCCGGAGCAGTCGTTCTACACGAAGCCCCTCCCTGGTATCATTATGGGAGGAATACTGCCTTTTGGATGCATATTCATTCAGCTGTTCTTCATACTCAACTCTATCTG GTCCCATCAGATGTACTACATGTTTggcttcctcttcctcgtcttCATCATCCTGGTCATCACCTGCTCTGAGGCCACCATCCTCCTCTGCTACTTCCACCTCTGTGCCGAG GACTACCATTGGCAGTGGCGTTCCTTCCTGACCAGTGGCTTCACTGCTGTGTATTTCCTGGTCTATGCCATCCATTACTTCTTCTCCAAGCTGCAGATAACTGGACTGGCCAGCACCATACTCTACTTTGGATACACCACGATCATGGCTCTCATCTTTTTCCTATTCACCG GTACGATCGGCTTCTTTGCCTGTTTCTGGTTTGTTACCAAGATCTACAGTGTCGTCAAGGTGGACTGA